The segment AGCTGCTCGTTCGCTCTGAAGCACGAGTACCCGAACCTCCTCGAGATCGACAACTCGGCGATCCTCGACGACCTCGACTACATCACGAGGTTTATCCACGAGCGCTTTGAAAATGGGAACGTTCCCGCCATGAAACCGGTGCCGGTCAGGGCGGCCTATCACTCACCCTGCCACCTCGAGCGGATGGGGGGCGTGATGAATACCATCGAAGTGCTTAAAAAAATACCCGGGCTGGATCTCACAATACTGCATTCCGAGTGCTGCGGAATCGCCGGCACCTATGGCTTCAAGAAGGAATACTACAAGGTCGCGCAGAAGGTCGGCGCCGAGCTCTTCAAGAGGATCGAGCGTGTGAACCCCGAGATCGTCATCACCGACTGCGAGACCTGCAAGTGGCAGATCGAGATGAGCACCCCCTACCGCGTCGAGCACCCGGTGACCGTTCTCGCGCGCGCCATCGACGGAAAGAAGCTTTAGCGTTCGCCTTACAGGCGCGCGGCCAGACGCGCGACGAGTCCGTCCATGTGAAAGAGGCCCTCGATCGAGAAGCTGAACCGGACATCCCCCCCCGCCCCCTCGACGAGCGCAAGCCCCTCTTTCGCGAGCCGGTCGAATTCGCCGATGAGCGCGTCCGGCATCCTCGACCCCGTCGCTGTTTCGAACGCCGAGCGCGTTATGCCCCGCCTCAGGCGTAGCCCCGTAAGCAGAAACTCCTCCGCCGCGGCGCCCTTCCCCCTCTCGTCGAGCACCGGCGCTATCGAAGGGCCTTCGAGGTATTCTTCGACCGTCTGCGTGCTGTAGAGACGCTGTAAACCATAGAACGAGTGCGCGCCGGGCCCGTAGCCTATATAGGGTGCGAATGTCCAGTACTTCATGTTGTGGCGCGATTCGAACCCGGGCACACAGAAGTTCGAAACCTCGTAGTGCGTATATCCTCTTTTTTCCATGACAGCCATGAGATCCTCGAAGCGCCGGCGCTGTTCGAGCGAGAGCTCGTGCGTTTCGGCCATACGCCGCGAGAGCGGCGTGTTCTTGTCGATGCTCAGTATGTATGCCGATACATGCTCGGGGCGGTACGCCAAAAGACGTTCGAGCTCGCGATTGAGGCCGCCTTTGTCCTGCCCGGGTATTCCCGTTATAATATCGACGCAGTGCGCGATACCGCTCATCGCAAAGAAGGCGTTGAGCATCTTCGTGTCCGGTGCCTTCGAGCGCCTGCCGATAACGCCGCGCAGGTGCGCGTCGAGCGTCTGGACGCCGAGCACGACGCGGTTTACGCCCGCGCTGCGGTACTCCCCGATCGAGGTAACCGAAAAGTCCTCCGGATTGCATTCGAGCGTTATTTCGCAATCTGGACCTGTCCGGCTGAAACACGAACGCACCGTCTCGATTACCCGAGCGACAAGCGGCGCTCCGAGGAGCGACGGGGTACCGCCGCCAAAATATATCGTATCAAAAGAAAAGGCGGCCGTGTCACGGGAGCGCCCCCGCATTTCGTCGATCAGTCTGTCGACATAGCGGCCGAAGAGCTTGCGGCGATCACCGTCTGAAAACATACCGACCGGCACGGAATAAAACGAACAGTAGTCGCATTTGGACCGGCAGAAGGGGACATGGATGTAGACCCCGACGTTCACCGTTAAACCCGCCCGGTCACCGTATGCCGAGGTACACGTTGACCTCGGTGCGCGGACGGAATTCGCCACGCACACAGGCGACAACCTGCCGCTGCGACTCGTCCGTGTTCGAGAAGCTGAAGAGTACGTGCGGAAGCGGCGCGAGCGCGGCGACGGGAAACGGGTTGCCGGTGCAGAGCACGACGAGTGTGACGCCCTGCATGCCATGCAGGCGCGCTACCTCGGCGAGGATCGCCGGCTCGGGCCTGTCCACATGAAGATACACCAGTTGCCGGCCGTCCTTGCCGCGTGCGAGGGCGGCGTCCAGGTCGGTTGTATTTCCCAGCACCAAAAGACCCCGGACCGGCTTTTCAATCAGCTCGCGCCGCATAACGGGACTCGCGGTTACGAAATACCTTGCGAAGTACGGGCCTTCATCACCCGCGGCCATGAACGGACCCTCGCCGTGATAATACAGCGCCCTGCGGGAAAGCTCCCGGTTGATGACCGCCGCCTCGGCGAGCGACTCAAGCTCGCTTTTCGAATACCTGGGCTTCTCGATCCGGGCGCGCCCGGAATCCGTTTCCAGTATTGAAAAACGTTCCTTTGCCGCGATGATCCGTCGCACCGATTCGTCTATTCTTATTTCGGAAAGCCGCCCGTCGGCGACGGCCTTCCCGAGCGCGGCATGGATGCGCGCGACGCTCTGACCGCAGGTGCTGATGAGGATGATATCCGTGCCCGCCTCGACCGAGCGTACCGCAGCTTCTCCGATATCCATGAGCTTCGAAACGGCGTTCATCTCCATGTCGTCGGTAATGACGAGCCCTTTATGGCCCATCTCTTCCCTTAAAAGCCCCCGGAGCATCTTTTCCGACAATGTGGCGGGCACATCTTCGCCAAGGATGTTTGGATAGGATATATGCGCGGTCATAACGGCCGACACGTTCTCGTCGATCGCCGCCGCGAACGGCGGAAGCTCGACCTTTTTAAGGTGTTCCAGCCCGTAGTTGATTACCGGCAGCACGTGGTGGGAGTCGCTGTCTGTATCGCCATGCCCCGGGAAGTGTTTTACGACCGCCATGCACCGGGACTCCTGCAGGCCCCGTATGTACGCGCGTCCCATCGCGGCGACGATCGCGGGGTCGGATCCGAAGGAACGAGTGTTGATGACCGGGTTCTCCGGGTTGTTGTTCACGTCCACAGCCGGCGCCAGATTCATGTTGACGCCCATCAGTCGCAGTTCGATCCCGAGTATCCGCGCCGTCCTGTATGCGAGGTCCGCATCGTTAACGACTCCCAGGGGCATGTTGCCGGGAAACTGGGTTACGCCGTCGATGATGCGGCGCACCCTTCCGCCCTCCTGGTCGATCGAAATGAAAAGCGGTATCCCCGCAGGCTGCATCGCGGCCTTCTGCATGTCCGCTATAAAGGCCGCGGTTTTGTCGCGCGAGGAAAGGTTGTACCCGAAGAGTATTATGCCGCCGGGAGCGAAGCTCCCGATCATGGTACGCGCCGCCGGCGTCATCTCAGTGCCGTTTACGCCGACCATCATCATCTGTCCTATTTTCCGGCCGAGCGGCATTTCTTTCAGCAGCGCGTTTATTTCGGCCTCCTTTCTAATCGTGGGTCCTGCGACTACCCCGCCCGCCGCAAGGCCCGCGACAACGACCCCGGCGATGATTTTTTTATACATGCATCCTCCCGTGTACGGTATCTTCTCATCCAACATAATGGGCGCCTGATCGGGTCCCGGATCAACTACTTTTTTGCCCGATGAAGTAAAGTCGCCCCCGTCAATCCCCCGATACGTATGGTAAGGAAGGAATAAGCGGACCTGCCATTCACCCGAGGGAAAACCCCGGAATTCATTAATACTCTCCGGAAAGGAGGCCCGTTCCATGATACCGTTTTCACGATGAAAACCATACAACACATTGACAGCTATCCGGCCGATTCGTTGATCGTCCGCCGGGTCATCTCGGTGCTGTGCGATGACCTCCGGTCCATCCACTGCCCCCAGGAGGAGATCGACGAGATCATCATCTCGATGGATGAGGCGCTGACCAACGCGATCCAGGAGACCATCCGCACGCAGGAAGGCATTCCGGTCGCCCATGCGGACCTGATCCGCGCCATCACCGTTCGCTATCTCCTCGACGATGAGCATTTTGAGGCGACTATCATAGACCACGGGGGCGGATTCGACCCCGTTAAATCGTTCCACGATTCTCCAAGCCGCCATGCCGAAGACTATTTCGGACAACTCGTCCGCTACATCGATAAAAGCGAATCGGGCAAGCTGCGGGTGACCGTCAACGAGCGGGAGCTTTCCCTGAAAGGAATCGGGGCGGGACTTAAAATTCTGCTTGCCTTCATGGATAGAATAACGATCGATTTTATCGACAGAAAAGACGTCATCTCTGACTCGGTGACGGAATTCACCGACGGCACCATTCTTACGATCAGCAGAAAAAGGAGATACCGATGACGCAGAAGAAGGCGCCCAAGGCGTACAAGAACCTCGATTTCCTCAATTCGCACGAGGCCCGCACCATTCGAATTCTCTCCGAGTACATCGAACCGGAAAAACGCCTGCGCGATATGAACATCAAGCATACCGTTGTTTTCTTCGGTTCGGCACGGATACTGCCCAACGACCCGGCAACGGGGAAATACTACACCTCGGCCGAGGAGTTCGCCTACAGGCTCGCGAAGCTCGGCAATTCCATGGAGCGCAAAAAGCGCGGCTTTCACATCTGCACCGGCGGCGGCCCCGGGATAATGGAAGCGGCCAACCTCGGTGCCCACAGGGCCGGTGCAAAGAACATCGGTTTAAATATATCGCTGCCATTTGAACAGAACCCCAATCGATATATAACACCCGAGCTCAATTTCGAGTTCCATTATTTTTTCATGCGCAAGCTCTGGTTTTTATATAACGCGAAAGCGCTTGTCGTCTTTCCAGGGGGTTTCGGTACGCTCGACGAGCTCTTCGAAGCCCTCACCCTGATACAGACGGGAAAGATCCATAAAAAGAACATGCCCATCCTCCTCTACGACAGGGCATACTGGGAATCAATGATCAACTTCGACAAAATGGTCGAGCTCGGCTTTATCGATCCGGAAGACCTAAAGCTCATCCACTTTTTCGACAGCCCGGAAGAAGGCGTTAAGTTCCTCAAGAACCGCCTCGAGAAAGGCATATCCGACATCAATCATAGATTCCACCCATAAAGCCGTCTGACCGGCGTCGTTTTATTATTGCAATTTACTGGCGAGGCCGTATTATTCGCGGCAGAGGGTGCATTACATGAATTCAGGCGGGATAAATCAATGAAAAAGCTGACGGCGCCTGGCCTTGTCTTATGCGTGGTTTTCTTGACCCCGACGCTCCGGGCGGAAAGCCCCGGGCACGAATACCGCAACGAGTGCTTCAATTACACCATCTCGCTTCCTCCCGGATGGGAGCGTTCGGACCTGACACTTGAGCGCCGGCACCTGCTCTACGCATTCCCCGACAGGAATACCGAAATAAAGGTGAAGGCTTCATTTTCGAGCGAGACAGATCTGGAAAAAATCGCGGGCGACAGATGGAACCTAAGCGGCGTGGATCCGATTCTCAACAAGATCATCGAAACGGGCAGGATAAGCATACGGCGGAAAGTAACCGGCAAGCTTCTGGTGTTCGAATTCCGCTCCCGCGGCGGAGCAACGCTGCAGCGGACACTGATTACGCATAACGCAGGAATCCTGTACATAATACAGTGCACCTCGCCGACCGCCACATTCTATCGGCACGAGGGGGCTTTTAACGTCGCGCTGTCTTCATTCAGTTACATCGCCGCGGAAAAAACCACGGAAGAGGAAACTCCGGTCGAACCCATCCCGGAGCCCCGGTAGGAATCGGGCGGCGGGTATCGTTTTGACCGCGTCCGAGGCCGTGTACGTGCCCAAGGCCGGACTTGAACCGGCACAGACCAGAGTCCGAGGGATTTTAAGTCCCTTGTGTCTACCAATTCCACCACTTGGGCGAAAAACAGTCCAAAGCCGAAGGCCGCGCGCCATGGGAGTGCGACGATTGACTTTGGACTGGAATATGAGGCGCCGAGCGGACTTGAACCGCTGAATAAAGGTTTTGCAGACCTCTCCCTTAGCCACTTGGGTACGGCGCCGTGGCGTGTGCCGCACGCGAAAGACATGCTTTCTTTCCGCTGAAAATACGTATAGATACCGCACGTACGGATGTCAACCGAAAATGCGCCTTATGCGGGAAGAAAAAATTGCGCCCCACATGACGCAAAAAACTTCCTTCAATTTTTCTGTTTATAAAATGCCTCAATGGTAACCACATTTATATCAAAACTGGAAAATTCCTTATTAATATTCAATTATAAATATTGACAATTTAAATTCGTGTTCCACACTTGGTTGAGAATGCTTTAATAGACTTCCGCCTTATTTATTATTAATATTTGCATACTTTAATTACACTCAAACAGGAGGTTCGTATGATAAAAAGGATCGATAAAGCAGCCGTTATCGGCTCCGGTATCATGGGGGGCGGTATCGCGGCCCTGCTGGCCGATGCGGGAGTGGAAACCCTGCTTCTCGACATCGTACCCTTCAACCTGACGGATGAAGAGAAGAAGGATCCAAAAGCCCGCAACCGAATAGTCCAGACCGGCTTCGAAAACTTGATGAAGGCTAAACCCGCTCTCGTTATGGACAAGGCCAACACCACACGCATCAAGCTCGGAAATCTCGAGGACGACTTCGCGAAGCTTGCCGATTGCGACCTGATCATCGAAGTGGTTGTCGAAAACCTCAAGATCAAGCAGGAGCTTTTCGGCAAAATCGACAAGATCCGCAAGCCCACGGCGATCATCACCACGAACACCTCGGGCCTTCCGCTTCAGGAAATCTCGAAGGGCCTGAGCAAGGAATTCAAGGAGCATTTCATGGGGACCCACTTCTTCAACCCGGTCCGCTATATGCACCTTCTCGAGCTCATCCCCGGCGCCGACACCAAAAAAGAAATCCTCGAATTCCTGGCCGACTTCGGCGAAAAGAGGCTTGGCAAGGGTATCGTGTGGGCGAAGGACACCCCGAACTTCATCGGAAACCGCATCGGCGTTTACTCGATCGTGGACATTCTTCCAGCGATGAAGGAAGCCGGCATGAGCATTCCCGATGTCGATGCCATTTTCGGTCCGGCGATGGGACGCCCGAAAACCGCCGTCTTCAAACTGTCCGACATGGTCGGCCTCGACACCATAAACCACCTTGCCGACAATTCGTATGAACTTCTTCCCAAGGACGAGCGCAGGGAAGCGTACAAGCTTCCGGACTGGTTCAAGAAGATGATCGAGAACAAGTGGTTCGGCGACAAAACCAAGGGTGGCTTCTACAAGAAGGAAAAGAGTCCGGACGGCAAGCGGGTGACTTTGGTCCTCAATCCCGACACAATGGATTACGCTCCGGCCGACAAACCGACTTTCCCCTGCCTCGACGCCGCCAAAGCAGCGAAGACCCCTGCCGAAAAGATCAAAGCCGTTGTATGGGGCGATGACAAGGCCGCCAAGTTCGCGTGGAAAGTCACCGCTTCGGGATGCATATACGCCGCGAACCGCGTTCCCGAAATAGCCGACTCGATCGTCGACATCGATAACGCGATGGTATGGGGTTACAACAACGAGTTCGGTCCCTTCGGCACCTGGGACGCAATCGGCGTGGAAGAGTCGGTGAAGCGCATGGAGAATGAGGGAATGAAGGTTCCCGCAAACGTGAAGAAGATGCTCGCCTCCGGCGCCAAGACCTTCTACAAGAGCGAAAAAGGCAAAGACTTTTACTATGATCTCATTAAGGGCGGTTACAAGGAAATCAAGAGGAGCGCGAGCACGATCCTCCTGAAGAACTGCAAAGAGGTAAAGTCCAACGCTTCCTGCTCGCTTATCGACCTTGGCGACGGCGTTTTCAACTTCGAGTTCCACACCAAGATGAACGCCATCAACGGCGAAATCGTTGATTTCATTCCGGTCGCCCTCGAGCACGTTAACAAAAACGGCATCGGCCTTGTCATCGGCAACCAGGCCGGCGGTATGCCCGGCGCATTCTCGGCGGGCGGCGACCTTGGCTACATGGGCGCCCTGGCGAAAGACGGCAAGTTCGACGTTATCAACGACTTCATCGCCAAAGTTCATGTAGGCATCCAGGCCCTGCGCTACTCCAACTTCCCGGTTATCGCCGCTCCGTACGGCATGACACTGGGCGGCGGCTGCGAAGTCTGTCTTGCCTCCGACCGCATACTGGCGCACACCGAAACTTATATGGGTCTTGTTGAGATCGGAGCCGGTCTCCTCCCCGGAGGTCTGGGCATGCTCAACCTGTGGAGAAAGGTCATCGCGAACGTTCCGGCCTCGGTTAAAATCACCGACCTCGGCGGGTTCTTCCTGCCCTGTTTTATGGCGGTTGCCCAGGCTCAGGTTGGCATGGGTGCCTTCGACCTCAAGAATAAAGGATTCCTCGGTCCCAAAGACAGGATCATCTTCAACCGCGACCTCCAGATCGGCGAAGCCAAGAAGGAAGTCATAAAGATGGTTGAGGAAGGATACACGCCTCCGAAACACGACCCGATCCTCGTAATGGGCCAGGAAGTGCACGGCATGGTATGGGCTGAAATGAACAACATGAAGAGCGGCGGCTTCATCACCCCGCACATGGAGTTCATCGCGAAAAAGATCGCACTGGTCATGTCGGGCGGCGATGTCATTCAGGGCACCTTGATTCCGGAAGAACAGTGGCTTAAGCAGGAGCGTGAAGCGTTCGTCGATCTTTGGAAGACCGAAAACACCCAGAAGATGGCGGCGCACATTCTCACGACCGGCAAACCGTTGATGATCTAAGGATCCAAACCACTAATAATAGGAGGAACAGATATATGAGTGAAGCATATATCGTTTCAGCAGTAAGAACACCCGGATGTAGAAGGGGAAAAGGCGCGTTCAATCAGACCAGGCCCGAGGATTTACTCGCGCAGGTAATGGTGGCGGCCGCCGATCGCATCAAGCTCGACAAGGCGCTCGTCGACGATTGTTTCACCGGTTGCGCGTTCCCCGAAGCCGAGCAGGGAATCAATGTCGCCCGCATCGCGCAGCTCATGGCCGGTTATCCGATCACCA is part of the Spirochaetota bacterium genome and harbors:
- a CDS encoding coproporphyrinogen-III oxidase family protein, which translates into the protein MNVGVYIHVPFCRSKCDYCSFYSVPVGMFSDGDRRKLFGRYVDRLIDEMRGRSRDTAAFSFDTIYFGGGTPSLLGAPLVARVIETVRSCFSRTGPDCEITLECNPEDFSVTSIGEYRSAGVNRVVLGVQTLDAHLRGVIGRRSKAPDTKMLNAFFAMSGIAHCVDIITGIPGQDKGGLNRELERLLAYRPEHVSAYILSIDKNTPLSRRMAETHELSLEQRRRFEDLMAVMEKRGYTHYEVSNFCVPGFESRHNMKYWTFAPYIGYGPGAHSFYGLQRLYSTQTVEEYLEGPSIAPVLDERGKGAAAEEFLLTGLRLRRGITRSAFETATGSRMPDALIGEFDRLAKEGLALVEGAGGDVRFSFSIEGLFHMDGLVARLAARL
- the nagZ gene encoding beta-N-acetylhexosaminidase gives rise to the protein MYKKIIAGVVVAGLAAGGVVAGPTIRKEAEINALLKEMPLGRKIGQMMMVGVNGTEMTPAARTMIGSFAPGGIILFGYNLSSRDKTAAFIADMQKAAMQPAGIPLFISIDQEGGRVRRIIDGVTQFPGNMPLGVVNDADLAYRTARILGIELRLMGVNMNLAPAVDVNNNPENPVINTRSFGSDPAIVAAMGRAYIRGLQESRCMAVVKHFPGHGDTDSDSHHVLPVINYGLEHLKKVELPPFAAAIDENVSAVMTAHISYPNILGEDVPATLSEKMLRGLLREEMGHKGLVITDDMEMNAVSKLMDIGEAAVRSVEAGTDIILISTCGQSVARIHAALGKAVADGRLSEIRIDESVRRIIAAKERFSILETDSGRARIEKPRYSKSELESLAEAAVINRELSRRALYYHGEGPFMAAGDEGPYFARYFVTASPVMRRELIEKPVRGLLVLGNTTDLDAALARGKDGRQLVYLHVDRPEPAILAEVARLHGMQGVTLVVLCTGNPFPVAALAPLPHVLFSFSNTDESQRQVVACVRGEFRPRTEVNVYLGIR
- a CDS encoding ATP-binding protein, whose protein sequence is MKTIQHIDSYPADSLIVRRVISVLCDDLRSIHCPQEEIDEIIISMDEALTNAIQETIRTQEGIPVAHADLIRAITVRYLLDDEHFEATIIDHGGGFDPVKSFHDSPSRHAEDYFGQLVRYIDKSESGKLRVTVNERELSLKGIGAGLKILLAFMDRITIDFIDRKDVISDSVTEFTDGTILTISRKRRYR
- a CDS encoding TIGR00730 family Rossman fold protein, coding for MTQKKAPKAYKNLDFLNSHEARTIRILSEYIEPEKRLRDMNIKHTVVFFGSARILPNDPATGKYYTSAEEFAYRLAKLGNSMERKKRGFHICTGGGPGIMEAANLGAHRAGAKNIGLNISLPFEQNPNRYITPELNFEFHYFFMRKLWFLYNAKALVVFPGGFGTLDELFEALTLIQTGKIHKKNMPILLYDRAYWESMINFDKMVELGFIDPEDLKLIHFFDSPEEGVKFLKNRLEKGISDINHRFHP
- a CDS encoding 3-hydroxyacyl-CoA dehydrogenase/enoyl-CoA hydratase family protein: MIKRIDKAAVIGSGIMGGGIAALLADAGVETLLLDIVPFNLTDEEKKDPKARNRIVQTGFENLMKAKPALVMDKANTTRIKLGNLEDDFAKLADCDLIIEVVVENLKIKQELFGKIDKIRKPTAIITTNTSGLPLQEISKGLSKEFKEHFMGTHFFNPVRYMHLLELIPGADTKKEILEFLADFGEKRLGKGIVWAKDTPNFIGNRIGVYSIVDILPAMKEAGMSIPDVDAIFGPAMGRPKTAVFKLSDMVGLDTINHLADNSYELLPKDERREAYKLPDWFKKMIENKWFGDKTKGGFYKKEKSPDGKRVTLVLNPDTMDYAPADKPTFPCLDAAKAAKTPAEKIKAVVWGDDKAAKFAWKVTASGCIYAANRVPEIADSIVDIDNAMVWGYNNEFGPFGTWDAIGVEESVKRMENEGMKVPANVKKMLASGAKTFYKSEKGKDFYYDLIKGGYKEIKRSASTILLKNCKEVKSNASCSLIDLGDGVFNFEFHTKMNAINGEIVDFIPVALEHVNKNGIGLVIGNQAGGMPGAFSAGGDLGYMGALAKDGKFDVINDFIAKVHVGIQALRYSNFPVIAAPYGMTLGGGCEVCLASDRILAHTETYMGLVEIGAGLLPGGLGMLNLWRKVIANVPASVKITDLGGFFLPCFMAVAQAQVGMGAFDLKNKGFLGPKDRIIFNRDLQIGEAKKEVIKMVEEGYTPPKHDPILVMGQEVHGMVWAEMNNMKSGGFITPHMEFIAKKIALVMSGGDVIQGTLIPEEQWLKQEREAFVDLWKTENTQKMAAHILTTGKPLMI